Proteins encoded within one genomic window of Pedobacter africanus:
- a CDS encoding RNA polymerase sigma-70 factor produces MTDYSKLTDLELAALLNESDELAYTEIYNRYKGVLYLHAYSRLKNVEEVNDMIQELFAKLWDKRKTLVLKTNLSNYLYTAVRNRVIDFITHKKIESDYISGFQQFINQGEAATDHLLREKELSRIIEDEIQSLPSKMRQVFELSRKKNHSHREIAYELTLSEKTVKKHVNNALKILRVKLGSLIALMLILLH; encoded by the coding sequence ATGACAGACTATAGCAAACTTACTGATCTGGAACTGGCGGCTTTGTTAAATGAAAGTGATGAACTTGCCTATACCGAGATTTATAACCGCTATAAAGGTGTTTTGTACCTGCATGCCTACAGCAGGCTAAAGAATGTCGAAGAAGTGAACGACATGATACAGGAACTTTTTGCAAAGCTGTGGGACAAGCGCAAAACATTAGTCTTGAAGACCAACCTTTCCAATTATCTCTACACGGCCGTGAGGAACAGGGTGATCGATTTCATTACCCATAAGAAGATCGAATCGGATTATATTTCCGGTTTCCAGCAATTTATCAACCAGGGAGAAGCGGCTACCGACCATCTGCTCAGGGAGAAAGAATTGTCCCGGATCATTGAAGATGAAATACAGTCTCTACCTTCAAAAATGAGACAGGTTTTCGAACTCAGTCGTAAAAAGAACCATTCACACAGGGAAATTGCTTATGAACTTACCTTGTCTGAAAAAACCGTTAAAAAGCACGTCAACAACGCCTTAAAGATCTTGCGGGTAAAACTAGGTAGCCTTATTGCACTGATGTTGATTTTGCTGCACTGA
- a CDS encoding HPP family protein, translating to MPGRIIKKQYRKARYILYRETLIDAREHILTFLGSFTGIALIGLLNSKYLVASDNLFLIGSFGASSVLVYGIINSPLAQPRNLIGGHVISALIGVTVFKLFSAEIWLACALAVSLSIVAMQVTKTLHPPGGATALIAVTGGKKIEAMGYMYVLSPVLSGVLILLAVALVFNNLRHRKYPSTPILKRRKVIRNTHR from the coding sequence ATGCCGGGAAGAATCATTAAAAAGCAGTACAGAAAAGCCAGGTACATCCTTTATCGTGAAACCTTAATTGATGCCAGGGAGCATATATTGACCTTTCTGGGATCTTTTACCGGTATTGCATTGATTGGATTGCTGAACAGCAAATATCTGGTTGCAAGCGATAACCTTTTTCTGATCGGCTCATTCGGTGCTTCCTCTGTATTGGTCTACGGCATCATCAATAGTCCGCTGGCCCAACCCCGAAACCTTATTGGCGGCCATGTGATCTCCGCGCTTATAGGCGTTACGGTTTTCAAACTTTTCTCTGCCGAAATCTGGCTGGCCTGTGCTTTGGCGGTCTCCTTATCCATAGTTGCCATGCAGGTTACCAAAACCCTGCATCCTCCGGGTGGTGCAACTGCACTGATTGCTGTCACCGGAGGTAAAAAGATCGAAGCGATGGGATACATGTATGTATTGTCGCCAGTCTTGTCCGGCGTCCTGATCCTGCTGGCTGTCGCCCTGGTGTTTAACAATTTAAGACATAGGAAGTACCCTTCAACGCCAATACTTAAACGGAGAAAAGTAATTCGGAACACCCATAGATAA
- a CDS encoding FecR family protein, protein MTKYIAKELLEKYLQGTCTEEEQAIVESWQLKELEGKNFSAKTVQIETAYQTIWDGISAKAPASPDIELKNNRFRYLAIAAAILIALSAGLFFIQNKLSGGSVAEQLVKTGKDFVPGGNKATLLLADGSRISLTDAANGKLAKQAGMTITKTRDGQLVYNLDAQYIAGPSKARNQMNTISTPRGGQYQVALPDGSKVWLNAESSLKYAVDFNTEIRKVELSGEAYFEVAGKTGPAGSKVPFIVVTDKQEVEVLGTHFNISSYGDEPLTKTTLLEGSVNVLQRSSGNSRLLKPGEQAKVSTAQAAPTVVIPDLESEMAWKNGLFIFREEPIETIIKDLARWYDVDISFEGKPINVSFVGVVSRSKNISSILKILEETGDLHFKVEGRKILIMN, encoded by the coding sequence ATGACCAAATATATCGCAAAAGAATTATTAGAAAAATACCTGCAGGGTACCTGTACTGAAGAAGAACAGGCCATTGTAGAAAGCTGGCAGCTCAAAGAACTGGAAGGAAAAAACTTCAGTGCAAAAACTGTTCAGATAGAAACAGCCTATCAGACCATATGGGACGGCATCAGTGCCAAGGCTCCTGCCAGCCCGGATATTGAGTTGAAAAATAACCGCTTCCGTTATCTTGCCATTGCCGCTGCCATTCTGATTGCATTGTCGGCAGGATTATTTTTTATACAAAATAAATTATCGGGCGGTTCTGTTGCCGAGCAGCTGGTAAAGACCGGAAAAGATTTTGTTCCGGGCGGCAATAAAGCTACCCTGCTGCTGGCAGATGGATCAAGGATTTCCTTAACGGATGCTGCCAATGGTAAACTGGCTAAACAGGCAGGTATGACCATTACCAAAACCCGGGACGGGCAGTTGGTTTACAATCTTGATGCACAATATATAGCCGGCCCCAGCAAAGCCAGGAACCAGATGAATACCATAAGCACACCACGTGGCGGGCAATACCAGGTAGCACTGCCCGACGGATCGAAGGTATGGTTAAATGCAGAATCATCCCTGAAATACGCTGTAGATTTTAATACGGAGATCCGCAAGGTTGAGCTGAGTGGTGAAGCATATTTTGAAGTGGCAGGCAAGACCGGACCGGCCGGAAGCAAAGTTCCTTTTATAGTTGTTACCGACAAACAGGAGGTGGAAGTTTTAGGCACACATTTCAACATCAGCAGTTACGGTGATGAACCGCTTACCAAAACAACCCTGCTGGAAGGGAGTGTAAATGTTTTACAGCGTTCCTCAGGAAATTCAAGATTGCTGAAGCCTGGTGAACAGGCTAAGGTAAGCACTGCACAGGCAGCCCCAACAGTTGTAATCCCTGATCTGGAAAGCGAAATGGCCTGGAAAAACGGGCTGTTCATCTTCAGGGAAGAACCAATTGAAACCATTATCAAGGATCTGGCAAGATGGTACGATGTAGACATCAGCTTTGAAGGAAAGCCAATCAATGTCTCTTTTGTAGGCGTGGTATCACGGTCTAAGAATATTTCCAGTATTTTAAAAATACTGGAAGAGACCGGCGACCTGCACTTTAAGGTAGAAGGAAGAAAAATCCTGATCATGAACTAA
- a CDS encoding RNA polymerase sigma factor, whose product MSDFSILPDSHLLKRLNAGEKNAFGEIYKRYGSLLYIYAFKLTDDNEDANDIVQEVFLSLLTRDEVAIKKTLSAYLYSAVRYKVFDLFSHRKVKNGYTESLQDFIDKGEYITDNYIREKELARLVEQEIELLPLKMRQVFESSRKAHLSQKQIAEKFNISEKTVKKQINNSIKILKMKLGKLIVSIFI is encoded by the coding sequence ATGTCGGATTTTAGCATACTTCCAGATAGCCATTTATTAAAAAGACTCAATGCCGGTGAAAAGAATGCTTTTGGAGAAATCTATAAGCGATATGGAAGCCTGCTGTACATTTATGCCTTTAAACTAACTGACGATAATGAAGATGCGAACGACATTGTTCAGGAAGTTTTCCTGTCGCTGCTCACCAGGGACGAGGTAGCTATAAAAAAAACGCTGTCTGCTTACCTCTACTCTGCCGTAAGGTATAAAGTATTCGATCTGTTCTCCCACAGAAAAGTAAAAAACGGCTATACGGAATCCCTGCAGGATTTTATAGACAAGGGTGAATACATTACCGACAATTACATCAGGGAAAAGGAACTTGCCCGACTGGTAGAACAGGAAATTGAACTGCTGCCACTAAAAATGAGACAGGTATTTGAATCGAGCAGAAAGGCCCACCTGTCGCAAAAGCAAATTGCCGAGAAATTCAATATTTCCGAAAAAACGGTAAAAAAACAGATCAACAATTCCATTAAAATATTGAAAATGAAGCTGGGCAAGCTTATCGTTTCCATATTCATTTAA
- a CDS encoding TonB-dependent receptor, with product MKLTIIIMTTFLLQVSAAGFAQRITLNESNASLEKIVAQIRKQSGYDFIVNARSLKTAKPVSVHVKNATLEEALTICFSNQPLTYVLEEMTVVIKDRPRTLIQRIIEVLQATDIRGRVTDEKGNPLAGVTITEKGTNNRSISQNNGEFTLRNVKENATLVYTFIGYKTRELKLGNRTNFSVSMEQDIPSLEQIVVTAYGTSKVKDVTGSVARLGEKEVKNAPMGATIQSLIQGRASGVNVAVQSASPTSPISVVIRGASSLSGNNQPLWVIDGVPDYSTSTTGNIQNSLYNLNLNDVESVDILKDASATALYGSRAANGVVIVTTKRGITGQKPTIEISSRLGYMQQDFNGYKYMEAPEYIRFADAAAREEAYRRGVFDYFTRLYLDEQAFFNLNTSEFNRSSFKVLPGAYYEGNTNWLKEMTQNPLTQQHDISLRGGTENIAYYVSLNNTNNEGIVKTGSSRVYGGRINLEANIRRGLKFGLNLSGSSRKTDDKDYMLTVLKQIRPDIPAYNPDGSLFTRDPYTENPYTTLLNTQTANGQIFNGTGYLEYAILKELVIKTAFTANYNNSQSLTYKRKGSTFNTTGSRSWSNPKIQTNVWENTLTYAKNFGKHDITALVGYSMEKNNGLTYSMNATNFPDDDILNDFSSGATRGALGETFTENALISEFARAHYKFNDRYIISGTIRRDGSSRFGPDKRWGTFPSGAIAWLLTEEDFMKGKGLRKIINYIKIRASIGKAGSQNLGNYDWITRVGSSRYNENPAMAPSSIGNYGLQWEQTLMKDAGIDFGLWDDRIRGTFGVYQKNTDQLIYNLPLPPSSSLTNISANVASLKNKGVEFDIKVDVIRKNDLTFTVDFNASNNVNRILKINGITKQLNFPDDYSPYMTVKEGQRTGEWFGYQTARRLFVTPEEIIALQKVNPVTGAKVFYRTSTENIGDLYFIDQNGDGVINADDKVKLGSADAKIYGGFGMSLYYKNFMVNTTFTYSYGNMRLWKMPLDDVGYVGNYNHSNLIAGRSATLLSPYEAAIPRMTHYGDGANSTFSDYFLYDASYIRLNALNISYRIPDHIFKNKLIQGINFTFQATNLFTFTKYPGFDPQGNWSSSAIGTGMGVDNSYYPSARIYNLGVKFTFK from the coding sequence ATGAAGTTAACCATTATCATAATGACCACCTTTCTTTTACAGGTCAGCGCAGCAGGTTTTGCCCAAAGAATTACATTAAATGAATCGAATGCCTCTCTTGAAAAAATTGTAGCACAGATCAGGAAACAAAGTGGTTATGATTTTATAGTAAATGCCAGATCGCTTAAAACAGCAAAACCGGTTAGCGTTCATGTAAAAAATGCAACACTGGAAGAAGCACTTACCATATGCTTCTCCAATCAGCCGCTGACTTATGTGCTAGAAGAGATGACTGTGGTGATCAAAGACAGGCCCAGAACACTAATTCAGCGCATTATAGAAGTTTTGCAGGCTACAGATATCAGAGGAAGGGTGACCGATGAAAAAGGCAACCCGCTTGCAGGTGTAACCATAACCGAAAAAGGCACCAATAACCGCAGCATAAGTCAAAACAACGGAGAATTTACATTGCGTAATGTTAAAGAAAATGCAACACTGGTTTATACTTTTATCGGATATAAAACCCGTGAACTGAAACTGGGCAACCGCACAAACTTCAGTGTTTCAATGGAGCAGGATATTCCTAGCCTGGAGCAGATTGTAGTAACAGCTTACGGCACCTCGAAGGTGAAAGATGTAACCGGATCTGTAGCGCGTCTGGGAGAAAAAGAAGTTAAAAATGCACCAATGGGTGCCACTATCCAAAGCCTGATCCAGGGGCGGGCCTCTGGTGTAAATGTTGCCGTACAGTCGGCCTCTCCCACCTCACCCATCAGCGTGGTTATCCGTGGTGCATCGTCACTCTCCGGAAATAATCAACCCTTGTGGGTGATAGACGGGGTACCTGATTATTCTACCTCAACTACCGGGAATATTCAAAACTCACTGTATAACCTGAACCTGAACGATGTGGAAAGTGTAGACATTTTAAAGGATGCTTCTGCTACCGCATTATATGGTTCGAGGGCAGCAAACGGGGTGGTGATTGTAACTACCAAGCGGGGAATTACCGGCCAGAAGCCTACTATTGAAATTTCCAGCCGCCTGGGTTACATGCAGCAGGATTTTAATGGCTACAAATACATGGAGGCCCCAGAGTATATTCGTTTTGCGGATGCTGCAGCAAGGGAAGAGGCTTACAGAAGGGGAGTTTTTGATTATTTCACCCGGCTTTACCTGGATGAGCAGGCTTTTTTTAACCTGAACACCAGCGAGTTCAACAGAAGTTCCTTTAAAGTACTTCCTGGTGCCTATTACGAAGGCAATACCAACTGGCTCAAAGAAATGACCCAGAACCCGCTTACCCAGCAGCATGACATTTCACTGCGCGGTGGTACGGAGAACATTGCTTATTATGTTTCACTAAACAATACCAATAACGAGGGGATTGTAAAAACAGGAAGCAGCAGGGTTTACGGAGGTCGTATCAACCTGGAGGCCAATATCCGCAGGGGCCTTAAGTTTGGCCTGAACCTGAGCGGTTCATCCCGTAAAACAGACGACAAGGATTATATGTTAACAGTCTTGAAACAAATCCGACCAGATATTCCTGCTTACAATCCGGATGGCTCCCTGTTTACCCGGGACCCCTATACAGAAAACCCTTATACTACTTTGCTGAATACCCAAACTGCCAACGGGCAGATTTTTAATGGTACAGGTTACCTGGAATATGCGATCCTGAAAGAACTGGTTATTAAAACGGCTTTCACCGCCAATTATAACAATTCGCAAAGCCTGACCTACAAACGTAAAGGCAGTACATTTAACACCACTGGCAGCCGCAGCTGGAGCAATCCTAAAATACAGACCAACGTATGGGAAAATACGCTTACTTATGCCAAAAACTTTGGTAAGCACGACATTACAGCTCTTGTGGGCTACTCCATGGAGAAAAACAATGGCTTAACCTACAGCATGAATGCCACCAATTTCCCGGATGATGATATTCTGAACGATTTTTCATCAGGCGCTACCCGGGGTGCGCTTGGCGAAACATTTACAGAGAATGCCCTGATCTCGGAGTTTGCACGTGCGCACTATAAATTTAACGACCGCTACATTATTTCCGGTACCATCAGGCGTGATGGTTCATCGCGTTTCGGACCAGATAAACGCTGGGGAACTTTCCCTTCGGGAGCAATTGCCTGGTTGCTTACAGAAGAAGACTTCATGAAAGGTAAAGGTCTGAGAAAGATCATCAATTACATTAAAATCAGGGCCTCAATTGGTAAGGCCGGTTCGCAGAACCTGGGCAATTATGACTGGATTACCCGCGTAGGTTCTTCAAGGTACAATGAAAACCCTGCCATGGCCCCTAGTTCTATTGGTAACTACGGCCTGCAATGGGAGCAGACATTAATGAAGGATGCGGGAATTGATTTCGGACTTTGGGACGACAGGATCAGGGGTACTTTTGGGGTTTATCAGAAAAATACCGATCAGCTGATCTATAACCTTCCGCTGCCGCCAAGCTCTTCTTTAACCAATATCAGTGCCAATGTGGCCTCATTAAAAAACAAGGGGGTTGAGTTTGATATTAAGGTAGATGTGATCCGTAAAAACGATCTGACATTTACGGTCGACTTCAATGCATCCAACAATGTTAACCGCATCCTGAAGATTAATGGCATTACCAAACAACTGAACTTCCCTGATGACTACTCCCCATATATGACCGTTAAGGAGGGGCAGCGTACCGGCGAATGGTTTGGTTATCAAACCGCCCGCAGGCTGTTTGTGACACCTGAAGAGATCATCGCCCTGCAAAAAGTAAACCCGGTTACCGGTGCAAAGGTTTTCTACCGTACTTCTACAGAGAACATCGGCGACCTTTATTTCATTGACCAGAATGGTGATGGGGTAATTAATGCTGACGATAAAGTAAAGCTGGGCAGTGCCGATGCCAAAATATATGGTGGATTTGGAATGAGCCTGTATTATAAAAACTTTATGGTAAACACCACCTTTACCTATTCGTACGGTAACATGAGGTTATGGAAAATGCCTTTAGATGATGTAGGCTATGTAGGTAACTATAATCACAGTAACCTGATTGCAGGCCGAAGCGCAACCCTGCTAAGCCCTTACGAAGCAGCCATACCAAGGATGACCCATTACGGTGACGGGGCCAACAGTACTTTTTCTGATTACTTCCTGTACGACGCTTCCTATATCAGGCTGAATGCGCTGAACATCAGTTACCGCATTCCGGACCATATTTTTAAAAACAAGCTGATACAGGGTATCAATTTTACATTCCAGGCTACCAATCTGTTCACCTTTACCAAATACCCGGGCTTTGACCCTCAGGGCAACTGGTCGAGCAGTGCAATCGGCACCGGAATGGGTGTAGACAACAGCTATTATCCTTCGGCCAGGATCTATAACCTGGGTGTTAAGTTCACTTTTAAATAA
- a CDS encoding RagB/SusD family nutrient uptake outer membrane protein → MKKIIYTLLLLGSFSILSCKDYLDIQPIHNLTDANAIKDPATAKAALGGVYASFQNDDWSGALYAAQASKSGLVRFIAAEYDMSYNQTSIGAVSWTAFYKSLNAANFAISGISKLPESVMSSTDKNLLTAEGRCLRAWVNANILWNYTHWWADDADPYGLLYRDEVVSLDNIRKARISVGESYKKIYEDLDFAITNLPDITTPRYVSKQFAKALKAKLLLYRGGYRNTSADLQAALGLVNDVLTNRPSTFAMEANLADVYANSWDSKENLFVRYLENDGTRSTKGGYYYTYYLSQIGGTTLPLPIGGVATAGLVAGYDWFSADPRWPVVTGPVRAGETWDNTMRYTFKKVARLGRYAGQIASPPDEKYAAYYFRFPELYLMKAELLARTGATPAQAIAPINEMRAKRVTPVLPALNPANTDQLMDMIFKEIVTETFLENGSEFFAALRFKTNGQPWIVALKNGKALEENKICRPIPDAEIVNNPLMEQNPDLK, encoded by the coding sequence ATGAAAAAGATCATTTATACCTTATTGCTTTTGGGCAGCTTTAGTATCCTTTCCTGCAAGGACTACCTGGATATACAGCCCATCCATAACCTTACTGATGCCAATGCCATTAAAGACCCGGCCACAGCTAAAGCTGCATTGGGTGGCGTGTATGCCAGTTTTCAGAATGACGACTGGTCGGGCGCCCTGTATGCCGCCCAGGCATCAAAATCAGGGCTTGTACGGTTTATCGCAGCAGAATACGATATGTCGTACAATCAGACATCGATTGGGGCAGTCTCCTGGACAGCATTTTATAAAAGTCTGAATGCGGCCAACTTTGCCATTTCGGGCATCAGCAAACTCCCGGAATCGGTTATGAGCAGCACAGACAAAAATCTGCTTACCGCGGAAGGCCGCTGCCTGAGGGCCTGGGTGAATGCCAATATCCTGTGGAACTATACACACTGGTGGGCAGATGACGCTGATCCGTATGGCCTGCTTTACAGGGATGAGGTTGTTAGTCTGGATAACATCAGAAAAGCACGGATCTCCGTAGGGGAAAGTTATAAAAAAATATATGAGGACCTGGACTTTGCCATTACCAATCTGCCTGATATCACTACACCGCGTTATGTTTCCAAACAGTTTGCCAAGGCACTGAAAGCCAAACTCCTGCTGTACCGCGGCGGATACAGAAATACCAGTGCCGACCTGCAGGCTGCATTGGGCCTGGTGAACGATGTGCTGACCAACCGTCCGTCAACCTTTGCAATGGAAGCGAACCTGGCAGATGTATATGCCAACTCCTGGGATTCCAAAGAAAACCTTTTTGTAAGGTACCTGGAAAACGATGGTACCCGTTCAACAAAAGGAGGTTATTACTATACCTATTACCTGTCGCAAATTGGCGGCACTACACTTCCGCTGCCAATTGGGGGCGTGGCAACTGCAGGCCTGGTTGCCGGATACGACTGGTTTAGCGCCGATCCGAGATGGCCGGTAGTTACCGGCCCGGTACGTGCCGGCGAGACCTGGGACAATACCATGCGCTACACCTTTAAAAAAGTGGCCAGACTGGGGCGTTATGCCGGACAAATTGCCAGTCCGCCTGATGAAAAATATGCAGCCTATTACTTCCGTTTCCCTGAACTTTACCTGATGAAAGCCGAATTGCTGGCCCGCACTGGTGCAACCCCTGCCCAGGCCATTGCTCCGATTAATGAAATGCGTGCTAAACGGGTTACACCGGTATTACCGGCCTTAAACCCTGCCAATACAGATCAGCTGATGGACATGATCTTTAAAGAGATCGTTACAGAAACATTTCTGGAAAACGGGAGCGAGTTTTTTGCTGCACTGCGCTTTAAAACCAACGGGCAGCCCTGGATTGTAGCCCTGAAAAACGGAAAGGCCCTGGAAGAAAATAAAATATGCAGACCTATTCCCGACGCAGAGATTGTAAACAATCCATTAATGGAACAGAACCCTGATTTAAAATAA
- a CDS encoding DUF4465 domain-containing protein produces the protein MKINKYIAILLLVLSSTVFYSCEKDSKILIPYPEDITFEDQQLADFTFKIPTAPFKSGNEKSGIITFNVKNNPDGSFSGFAISNKNWRSYPWGLSPDFPPPGGLTPAGTKLRIDSCIYSVYTVTTNQTNNFLVASVKDEDASFTLEKAAVVEYALVANTTYNYLLENYGSIYSGTLDPATQAYSITGTKVKNINIANPSTLLYGRFTLPGPGGQNMIKLNTGYIKLTAKGYNGSSATGTVDYWLAVRPGADPANPTASYIAPNWSKMDLSSLGAVTRVVFSLSNSYNGTVNANIAPYFCLDGIRLRK, from the coding sequence ATGAAGATCAACAAATATATCGCAATACTGCTGCTGGTACTGAGCAGCACTGTTTTCTATTCCTGCGAAAAAGACAGCAAAATACTGATCCCTTATCCTGAAGACATTACTTTTGAGGACCAGCAGCTGGCAGATTTTACATTCAAAATACCCACGGCACCTTTTAAATCGGGCAATGAGAAGTCGGGCATCATCACTTTTAATGTAAAGAACAATCCTGATGGTTCTTTTTCAGGCTTCGCCATATCCAATAAAAACTGGCGCTCCTATCCATGGGGGCTGAGCCCTGATTTTCCTCCTCCAGGCGGACTTACCCCTGCCGGGACGAAATTGCGTATCGATTCCTGTATTTACAGTGTATATACCGTAACGACAAATCAGACCAACAATTTCCTGGTAGCATCGGTGAAAGATGAAGATGCTTCCTTTACATTGGAAAAAGCAGCAGTAGTAGAATATGCCCTGGTAGCCAATACCACCTACAATTACCTGCTTGAAAATTATGGATCCATCTATTCCGGCACACTTGATCCGGCTACACAGGCTTACTCCATTACGGGTACAAAGGTAAAGAACATCAATATTGCCAACCCTTCTACCTTGTTGTACGGCCGGTTTACCCTGCCAGGGCCAGGCGGACAAAACATGATCAAACTCAATACAGGCTATATCAAACTGACTGCCAAAGGCTATAACGGTAGTTCGGCCACCGGGACTGTAGATTACTGGCTTGCTGTACGCCCTGGGGCAGATCCGGCCAATCCTACAGCCAGTTACATCGCTCCCAACTGGTCTAAAATGGACCTGAGTAGTCTTGGCGCTGTAACAAGGGTGGTATTTAGCCTGTCCAACTCCTATAACGGTACGGTAAATGCAAACATAGCGCCTTACTTTTGCCTTGATGGAATACGATTGAGAAAATAA
- a CDS encoding TlpA disulfide reductase family protein, which translates to MKPLSFASALLLTLAAVQGYSQTGFNISGNVSGGADGRKVYLRAEDSFGKYQDSTVLKNGAFQFKGNVAYPQFYTIVFGKLPKQRFASALPLFVENKKISISAPLDSNLTELELNYMGGYPYEKVKVTGSASHNLFLKFNAGYEPLKKQNSAAFDAYIKYLNPGKDKQKGPISEGIKLVEAIDATKAVLLGYVNNFIKQNNSSPVALYVAKKNIGSFTAKEIDEVLSSLSPALKASAGGKSLIEKAEVVKRTAVGSKFVDFAFNDKDGNPVKLSDHVGKGKYTLLEFWASWCGPCRADIPHLKEAYELYHPAGFEVISISMDDDKAKWLKAIADEQMSWLQVSDLKAFTGDFSKIYNFNGIPTCVLVGPEGDIITRNMRGLWMDKKLIELYGNKFGAKY; encoded by the coding sequence ATGAAACCATTATCATTTGCCTCTGCCCTGCTCCTCACGCTTGCAGCGGTACAAGGCTATAGTCAAACCGGCTTCAACATTAGCGGGAATGTAAGCGGCGGTGCCGATGGCCGCAAGGTATACCTGCGGGCAGAAGATTCATTTGGCAAGTACCAGGACAGCACAGTGCTAAAAAATGGAGCATTCCAGTTTAAAGGCAATGTTGCCTATCCCCAGTTTTACACCATTGTATTTGGCAAGCTGCCAAAGCAAAGGTTTGCTTCTGCCCTGCCCCTTTTTGTAGAAAACAAAAAGATCAGTATTTCGGCCCCTCTGGACAGCAATTTAACTGAGCTGGAGCTGAACTATATGGGCGGCTATCCTTATGAAAAAGTAAAAGTTACAGGATCGGCTTCGCATAACCTATTCCTTAAATTTAATGCGGGCTATGAGCCTCTAAAAAAGCAAAACAGCGCAGCTTTTGATGCCTACATTAAGTACCTGAACCCAGGGAAAGACAAACAGAAGGGCCCGATATCCGAAGGCATAAAACTGGTGGAAGCCATTGACGCTACAAAGGCCGTTTTACTGGGTTATGTAAATAATTTCATCAAACAGAACAATTCCAGTCCGGTTGCATTATATGTAGCCAAGAAGAATATTGGCTCATTTACCGCAAAAGAGATCGATGAAGTACTGTCCTCATTATCGCCTGCATTAAAAGCATCGGCCGGAGGCAAAAGCCTGATAGAAAAAGCAGAAGTTGTAAAAAGGACCGCTGTAGGCTCAAAATTTGTTGATTTTGCATTTAACGACAAGGACGGTAATCCTGTAAAGCTATCAGACCATGTTGGAAAAGGAAAGTATACCCTGCTTGAATTCTGGGCTTCTTGGTGCGGTCCATGCCGGGCCGACATCCCCCATTTGAAAGAAGCATATGAACTGTATCACCCTGCAGGCTTTGAAGTGATCAGCATTTCTATGGATGACGACAAGGCCAAATGGTTAAAAGCAATTGCCGACGAACAAATGAGCTGGTTGCAGGTTTCTGACCTGAAAGCCTTTACAGGTGACTTCTCTAAGATCTATAATTTTAACGGCATCCCTACTTGCGTATTGGTTGGCCCTGAAGGGGACATCATTACCCGGAACATGCGTGGATTATGGATGGACAAAAAACTGATCGAATTGTACGGTAACAAATTTGGGGCTAAATATTAA
- a CDS encoding bifunctional helix-turn-helix domain-containing protein/methylated-DNA--[protein]-cysteine S-methyltransferase, with the protein METLNKIDYDRIASAIGYLKSNFKAQPSLEDIAENVHLSPFHFQRMFKEWAGVTPKKFLQYLSVEYAKGILKDKQATLFDAAYETGLSGTSRLHDLFINIEGMTPGEYKNGGEQLQINYSFAESPFGSLIVAATPKGICYMAFAEDEALAFEALQKSFPNAHYRQMLDMIQQNALYIFTQDWQRLSEIKLHLKGTPFQLKVWETLVKIPMGKLTTYGSIATEMDNAKASRAVGSAVGDNPVAFLIPCHRVIRSTGEFGEYHWGSTRKTAMIGWEAAKISS; encoded by the coding sequence ATGGAAACGTTAAATAAAATTGACTACGACAGAATTGCATCAGCAATAGGTTATCTAAAATCAAACTTTAAAGCCCAGCCTTCTTTGGAGGATATTGCTGAAAATGTACACCTGAGCCCCTTTCACTTTCAAAGAATGTTTAAGGAATGGGCGGGAGTAACACCAAAAAAATTTCTTCAATACCTGAGTGTGGAATATGCCAAAGGGATTTTGAAGGATAAACAGGCTACTTTATTTGATGCTGCCTACGAAACCGGCTTATCAGGCACCAGTCGGCTGCACGACCTCTTCATTAACATTGAAGGTATGACACCGGGCGAATACAAAAATGGCGGTGAGCAGCTGCAGATCAATTACAGTTTTGCAGAAAGCCCTTTTGGATCACTGATTGTTGCGGCTACCCCTAAAGGCATTTGTTATATGGCTTTTGCAGAGGATGAGGCACTGGCTTTCGAAGCATTGCAAAAAAGCTTTCCCAATGCGCATTACAGGCAAATGCTGGATATGATACAGCAAAATGCCCTTTACATTTTTACGCAGGACTGGCAGCGGCTTTCGGAAATCAAATTACATTTAAAGGGAACGCCTTTTCAGCTTAAAGTATGGGAAACCCTTGTCAAAATCCCAATGGGTAAGCTAACCACGTATGGCAGTATTGCTACTGAGATGGACAATGCAAAGGCCAGCAGAGCCGTAGGATCGGCAGTTGGCGATAATCCGGTAGCCTTTTTAATTCCATGCCACAGGGTAATCAGGTCTACCGGCGAGTTTGGGGAATACCATTGGGGCAGTACACGTAAAACAGCAATGATTGGCTGGGAGGCGGCAAAAATTAGTTCCTAA